From the genome of Gracilinanus agilis isolate LMUSP501 chromosome 2, AgileGrace, whole genome shotgun sequence, one region includes:
- the TTPAL gene encoding alpha-tocopherol transfer protein-like isoform X2 translates to MSEESDSLRTSPSAASLSENELQFPRQPGYVCSLTEELITKAREELQEKPEWRLRDVQALRDMVCKDYPSLSTSLDDAFLLRFLRARKFDYDRALQLLVNYHSCRRSWPEVFDNLKPSALKEVLGSGFLTVLPHSDPRGCQVVCLRPDRWIPSNYPITENIRAIYLTLEKLIQSEETQDGFPIRIKAVNIVNEPRIFKGIFAIIKPFLKEKIANRFFLHGSDLNSLHLNLPKSILPKEYGGTAGELDPNAWNEVLLASEEDFVKEFCRPLPSSSSLLQETLLLEGITSEVPGDESLRGVKSQLYSCY, encoded by the exons ATGTCCGAAGAAAGTGACTCTCTGAGAACAAGCCCATCTGCGGCCTCTCTCTCTGAAAATGAGCTACAGTTCCCCAGACAGCCTGGTTATGTGTGCTCCCTGACTGAGGAGCTCATCACCAAAGCCCGGGAGGAGCTGCAGGAGAAGCCAGAGTGGCGGCTCCGGGATGTTCAGGCCCTTCGAGACATGGTCTGTAAAGACTACCCCAGCCTAAGTACATCACTGGACGATGCTTTTCTCCTGCGCTTCCTGAGGGCCCGAAAGTTTGACTATGACCGAGCCTTGCAGCTTCTGGTCAACTATCACAGCTGTCGGAGGAGCTGGCCTGAAGTGTTTGATAACCTGAAGCCCTCTGCCctgaaggaggtcctgggttcaggctTTCTCACTGTGCTGCCTCATTCAGACCCTCGAGGCTGCCAGGTAGTTTGCCTTCGTCCAG ATAGATGGATCCCAAGTAACTACCCAATTACTGAGAACATTCGTGCCATATACTTAACGTTAGAAAAGTTGATTCAGTCCGAGGAGACCCAA GATGGTTTTCCCATTAGAATAAAAGCTGTCAATATTGTAAATGAACCTCGAATATTCAAAGGCATTTTTGCTATCATAAAACCGTTTCTGAAGGAGAAAATAGCAAACAGA TTTTTCCTTCATGGATCTGACTTGAATTCTCTACACTTGAACCTTCCAAAGAGTATCCTTCCTAAGGAGTATGGCGGCACTGCTGGGGAGCTGGACCCAAATGCCTGGAACGAGGTGCTGCTGGCCTCAGAGGAGGACTTTGTGAAGGAGTTCTGTAGGCCTCTCCCTTCCAGCAGTAGCCTCCTCCAGGAGACCCTGCTGTTGGAGGGAATAACCTCTGAGGTGCCTGGTGATGAGTCCCTTCGGGGAGTAAAGTCGCAGCTGTACTCCTGCTATTAA
- the TTPAL gene encoding alpha-tocopherol transfer protein-like isoform X1, whose translation MSEESDSLRTSPSAASLSENELQFPRQPGYVCSLTEELITKAREELQEKPEWRLRDVQALRDMVCKDYPSLSTSLDDAFLLRFLRARKFDYDRALQLLVNYHSCRRSWPEVFDNLKPSALKEVLGSGFLTVLPHSDPRGCQVVCLRPDRWIPSNYPITENIRAIYLTLEKLIQSEETQVNGIVILADYKGVGLAKASHFGPFIAKKVIGILQDGFPIRIKAVNIVNEPRIFKGIFAIIKPFLKEKIANRFFLHGSDLNSLHLNLPKSILPKEYGGTAGELDPNAWNEVLLASEEDFVKEFCRPLPSSSSLLQETLLLEGITSEVPGDESLRGVKSQLYSCY comes from the exons ATGTCCGAAGAAAGTGACTCTCTGAGAACAAGCCCATCTGCGGCCTCTCTCTCTGAAAATGAGCTACAGTTCCCCAGACAGCCTGGTTATGTGTGCTCCCTGACTGAGGAGCTCATCACCAAAGCCCGGGAGGAGCTGCAGGAGAAGCCAGAGTGGCGGCTCCGGGATGTTCAGGCCCTTCGAGACATGGTCTGTAAAGACTACCCCAGCCTAAGTACATCACTGGACGATGCTTTTCTCCTGCGCTTCCTGAGGGCCCGAAAGTTTGACTATGACCGAGCCTTGCAGCTTCTGGTCAACTATCACAGCTGTCGGAGGAGCTGGCCTGAAGTGTTTGATAACCTGAAGCCCTCTGCCctgaaggaggtcctgggttcaggctTTCTCACTGTGCTGCCTCATTCAGACCCTCGAGGCTGCCAGGTAGTTTGCCTTCGTCCAG ATAGATGGATCCCAAGTAACTACCCAATTACTGAGAACATTCGTGCCATATACTTAACGTTAGAAAAGTTGATTCAGTCCGAGGAGACCCAAGTGAATGGAATTGTCATTCTTGCAGACTACAAAGGAGTTGGCTTAGCCAAGGCTTCCCATTTCGGTCCTTTTATAGCCAAAAAAGTGATTGGAATTCTCCAG GATGGTTTTCCCATTAGAATAAAAGCTGTCAATATTGTAAATGAACCTCGAATATTCAAAGGCATTTTTGCTATCATAAAACCGTTTCTGAAGGAGAAAATAGCAAACAGA TTTTTCCTTCATGGATCTGACTTGAATTCTCTACACTTGAACCTTCCAAAGAGTATCCTTCCTAAGGAGTATGGCGGCACTGCTGGGGAGCTGGACCCAAATGCCTGGAACGAGGTGCTGCTGGCCTCAGAGGAGGACTTTGTGAAGGAGTTCTGTAGGCCTCTCCCTTCCAGCAGTAGCCTCCTCCAGGAGACCCTGCTGTTGGAGGGAATAACCTCTGAGGTGCCTGGTGATGAGTCCCTTCGGGGAGTAAAGTCGCAGCTGTACTCCTGCTATTAA